GATGGCGGTCTTGTGCCTCGCAAGCGACATCGGCGATCTCAAGACGCGGCTCGCGCGCATCGTGGTGGGCTTCCGGTCGGATGGTTCGCCGGTGACCGCGGCGAACCTCAAGGCGGTCGGCGCGATGTGCGCGCTGCTCAAGGACGCGATCAAGCCGAATCTCGTGCAGACCGTGGAAGGCGTTCCGGCGTTCATTCACGGCGGCCCGTTCGCGAACATCGCTCACGGCACCAACTCGATCGCCGCCACTCGCATGGCGCTCTCACTGGCGGACATCGTCGTGACCGAGGCGGGTTTCGCGTTCGAGCTCGGCGCGGAGAAGTTCTTCGACATCAACTGCCGCTACGGTGGATTCGCGCCGAGCTGCACGGTGCTGGTCGCCACGCTGCGCGCGCTCAAGATGCACGGCGGAGTTCCGCTGGCGCAGATCGCCTCGCCCGACGTCGCGGCGGTGGAGCGCGGTCTCGCCAACCTCGACAAGCATCTCGAGAACATTCGAAAGTTCGAACAGCCGTGCGTGGTCGCCATCAACCACTTTCCAACCGATACCGTCGAAGAGGCGGAAATGGTGCGCAGACACTGCGCGGCGGTCGGGATCGAAGCGGTGCCCTCGAAGCCATTCACCGAAGGGGGCGATGGCTGCCGGGCGCTCGCCGAGGTGGTGCGCGATCGCGTTTCGGCGAATCGCCCGCACTTTCGCCCGCTCTACGACTGGAACGCGCCGATCGCCGAGAAGATCCAGATCATCGCGCGCGAGATGTACGGCGCCGAGGCGGTCGACTTCAGCACCCGCGCCAGGCGCGATCGCGCGCAGCTCGAGAAGCTCGGTTTCGACAAGCTGCCGGTCTGCATCGCCAAGACGCAGCAGTCGCTGTCGGACAATCCCGCGCTGCTCGGTCGGCCGAAAGACTTTCTCGTCACGGTGCGCGAGATTCAACTCGCAGCCGGCGCCGGATTCATCGTGCCGATCACCGGAGAGATCCTGCGCATGCCGGGGCTTCCGAAGGAACCGCTGGCGGAACGCTTCGATCTCGAGGAGTCGGGCGAGATCGTGATTCGCAGCGAGTAGCACCGCGCTTCGGTCCGCGAGCCAGGCTGCGTACGCGGTGCTCGCAGTGCCGCCCTGTGTACGGCCGGGCCGCCGCTCGCGTAGAGTGCGCGAGCCATGACTCCGCCACGCTCGAACTCGAATCGCCGCGATTCCCGCACGTCGACCCGGCCTGCCCGTGTTTCGGGGGAGATTCGTCGCGGCTCGGCTTCCGAGGGCCGTGTGGGCGCGACCAAGAGTTCGAGGCGCGGTCCGGGAGCTCCAGCAGGGCCGGGAGCTTCCGGCTCATCGCGCCGCGGGCCCGGCACCAGCGGTCGGCCTGACTCGCGCGGCGGGACTGGCGCCGGCAGCGGCTCGGGGTTCGCCCGTGACTCGCGCGGTGGCTCCGGTTCGGCGCGCGGCCAGGGCTTCGGAGGGGATTCGCGAGGCGAGCGGTCCGAGCGTGCCGGACGGGGATCCTCCACCGCACGGCGAGGTGAGTTTGCGCCGCCCAGACGACGCGCGAATGCCAGTCCGGAACGCATGGTCGAGCGCCAGAACTGGGATTCGCTGATCCCTCATCTGTTGCGGCTCGGTGCGGAACCCGACACGACGCTCGAAAAGCTCAAGCTGTTCACGCGCGCCTTGCTCGAGTGGAATCGCGGCGCCTCGAACCTGATCTC
This genomic interval from Candidatus Eisenbacteria bacterium contains the following:
- a CDS encoding formate--tetrahydrofolate ligase, whose amino-acid sequence is MRPILEIARQLELDPEALEPYGRYKAKIPPAALAGRVPRGALVLVSAITPTPAGEGKTTTSVGLSQGLAKIGMRAAVALREPSLGPFLGMKGGGTGGGASQVVPSDDINLHFTGDIHAVTSANNLLAAMLDNHLHHGNQLGLDSRRVIWRRAMDMNDRALRFMVSGLGGRTEGVPRETGFDISAASEVMAVLCLASDIGDLKTRLARIVVGFRSDGSPVTAANLKAVGAMCALLKDAIKPNLVQTVEGVPAFIHGGPFANIAHGTNSIAATRMALSLADIVVTEAGFAFELGAEKFFDINCRYGGFAPSCTVLVATLRALKMHGGVPLAQIASPDVAAVERGLANLDKHLENIRKFEQPCVVAINHFPTDTVEEAEMVRRHCAAVGIEAVPSKPFTEGGDGCRALAEVVRDRVSANRPHFRPLYDWNAPIAEKIQIIAREMYGAEAVDFSTRARRDRAQLEKLGFDKLPVCIAKTQQSLSDNPALLGRPKDFLVTVREIQLAAGAGFIVPITGEILRMPGLPKEPLAERFDLEESGEIVIRSE